Proteins found in one Corynebacterium freneyi genomic segment:
- a CDS encoding DUF2269 domain-containing protein, giving the protein MNNVVLIAHVVAAILLIGPVTVAVSMFPRLALAACGGEAGTVGAARTMHAVTRTYGLFSLAVPLLGFGVMFTDIENYIKQGALHASITLTIIAWALLYFVITPKQSVMLAGLGVAGDDELPDDPDFRERAEKAAALDWDKAKGQLAMFSGIFSALWLITAVLMFFI; this is encoded by the coding sequence GTGAACAACGTCGTCCTCATCGCCCACGTCGTCGCGGCGATCCTGCTGATCGGCCCGGTCACCGTCGCCGTCTCGATGTTCCCCCGCCTCGCCCTCGCCGCCTGCGGCGGTGAAGCCGGCACCGTCGGCGCCGCCCGCACCATGCACGCCGTCACCCGCACCTACGGCCTGTTCTCGCTGGCCGTGCCGCTGCTGGGCTTCGGCGTCATGTTCACCGACATCGAGAACTACATCAAGCAGGGCGCCCTGCACGCCTCGATCACCCTCACGATCATCGCGTGGGCGCTGCTGTACTTCGTCATCACCCCGAAGCAGTCGGTCATGCTGGCCGGCCTCGGCGTCGCCGGCGATGACGAGCTGCCCGATGACCCGGACTTCCGCGAGCGCGCCGAGAAGGCCGCCGCGCTGGACTGGGACAAGGCCAAGGGCCAGCTGGCCATGTTCTCCGGCATCTTCAGCGCCCTGTGGCTGATCACCGCCGTGCTGATGTTCTTCATCTAG
- a CDS encoding HNH endonuclease family protein, whose product MTRLFRVFAPFRNRVVSRAPTACGSPLPFFALRRLVAVFIALPLGCTVACGVADDGAGGRDGRRTEVAELLATVRVVAERVTVLGYDRSLFGGWAPAGAGPDAGTGTGTGTGDTRDAVLAEWFGTGDGNRATIIADPYTGDDLTAEGADIDHVYPLAAAWDFGAHRWDARTRRAFANDAERNLVPVASGVNRAKSDLTPAEWLPPNRDLRCDYSARYLRVAVAWRLAVSIADWEAMADACGITVR is encoded by the coding sequence GTGACCCGCCTTTTTCGCGTTTTCGCGCCCTTCCGCAACCGTGTCGTTTCCCGCGCCCCGACGGCGTGCGGCAGTCCCCTCCCCTTCTTTGCTTTACGACGCCTCGTCGCGGTTTTCATCGCCCTGCCCCTGGGGTGCACCGTGGCCTGCGGCGTCGCGGACGATGGCGCGGGTGGTCGGGACGGGCGGCGTACCGAAGTGGCCGAACTGCTCGCCACCGTCCGCGTCGTCGCCGAGCGGGTGACGGTCCTCGGCTACGACCGGTCGCTTTTCGGCGGTTGGGCGCCGGCCGGCGCAGGCCCGGACGCAGGCACTGGCACAGGCACCGGCACCGGCGACACCCGCGACGCGGTTCTCGCGGAGTGGTTCGGCACCGGCGACGGCAACCGCGCCACGATCATCGCCGACCCCTACACCGGCGACGACCTCACGGCAGAGGGCGCGGACATCGACCACGTCTATCCCCTCGCCGCCGCGTGGGATTTCGGGGCGCACCGGTGGGACGCCCGCACCCGCCGCGCCTTCGCCAACGACGCGGAGCGCAACCTCGTGCCCGTCGCCTCCGGCGTCAACCGGGCGAAGTCGGACCTCACGCCGGCGGAGTGGCTGCCGCCCAACCGCGACCTGCGCTGCGACTATTCGGCCCGCTACCTCCGCGTCGCCGTCGCTTGGCGGCTGGCGGTGTCGATCGCCGACTGGGAGGCTATGGCCGACGCCTGCGGCATCACCGTCCGCTGA
- the putP gene encoding sodium/proline symporter PutP has product METTTWYLIAIVIYLALMLYIGFTAYRKTTEYDDYMLAGRGLHPFVAALSAGASDMSGWLLMGLPGAIYLSGLNQTWIAIGLCVGAWANWKLTAPRLRSYSKVAKNSITIPSFLENRLEDSTSILRVASGIIILIFFTFYVSSGMVAGGRYWESTFGGDYMVGLLLVSGVTVLYTLFGGFLAVSYTDAVQGVIMFLSLIAVPIVAMFVLTGEGEPVSDLFSFAAENPYPGSDGTPVEDFFNPFTGVPLITAIGLFAWGLGYFGQPHIIVRFMALRSPADAVAGRRYGVTWQVLCMLGTTLVAIVSTVFFARNPDASITDTESYETIFLDLTRVIFHPLIAGLILTAVLAAIMSTISSQLLVSSSALIEDLYRGVVNKNLRSSTSMMASRIAVAGVAVVAGIIAANPNSSILSLVGFAWAGFGSAFGPVIVASLYWRRLNVPGAAAGIIVGAITSFAWGMSPLTDTLYEIVPGVLASAIAMVAVSLLTKAPAPHIVEEFDRAAAEAAKPAAPAGTTV; this is encoded by the coding sequence CACTGTCCGCCGGCGCGTCCGACATGTCCGGCTGGCTGCTGATGGGCCTGCCCGGCGCGATCTACCTGTCCGGCCTCAACCAGACGTGGATCGCCATCGGCCTGTGCGTCGGCGCGTGGGCCAACTGGAAGCTCACCGCCCCGCGCCTGCGCAGCTACTCCAAGGTGGCCAAGAACTCCATCACCATCCCGTCGTTCCTGGAAAACCGCCTCGAGGACTCGACGAGCATCCTGCGCGTCGCCTCCGGCATCATCATCCTGATCTTCTTCACCTTCTACGTGTCCTCCGGCATGGTCGCCGGCGGCCGCTACTGGGAGTCCACCTTCGGCGGCGACTACATGGTCGGCCTGCTGCTGGTCTCCGGCGTGACCGTGCTCTACACCCTGTTCGGCGGTTTCCTGGCGGTGTCGTACACCGACGCCGTGCAGGGCGTCATCATGTTCCTGTCGCTGATCGCCGTGCCCATCGTCGCCATGTTCGTGCTCACCGGCGAGGGCGAGCCGGTCTCGGACCTGTTCTCCTTCGCCGCCGAGAACCCCTACCCGGGCAGCGACGGCACCCCGGTCGAGGACTTCTTCAACCCGTTCACCGGCGTGCCGCTGATCACCGCGATCGGCCTGTTCGCCTGGGGTCTGGGCTACTTCGGCCAGCCGCACATCATCGTGCGTTTCATGGCGCTGCGTTCCCCGGCCGACGCCGTCGCCGGTCGTCGCTACGGCGTGACCTGGCAGGTGCTGTGCATGCTCGGCACGACGCTGGTCGCGATCGTCTCCACCGTGTTCTTCGCGCGCAACCCCGACGCGTCGATCACGGACACGGAGTCGTACGAGACGATCTTCCTGGACCTGACCCGCGTCATCTTCCACCCGCTGATCGCCGGTTTGATCCTCACCGCGGTGCTGGCGGCGATCATGTCCACCATTTCGTCGCAGCTGCTGGTGTCGTCCTCGGCGCTGATCGAGGACCTGTACCGCGGCGTCGTGAACAAGAATCTGCGGTCCTCGACGTCGATGATGGCGTCGCGCATCGCGGTGGCCGGCGTCGCGGTCGTCGCCGGCATCATCGCGGCGAACCCGAATTCGTCGATCCTGTCGCTGGTCGGTTTCGCGTGGGCCGGTTTCGGTTCGGCGTTCGGCCCGGTCATCGTGGCGTCGCTGTACTGGCGTCGCCTGAACGTGCCGGGTGCCGCGGCGGGCATCATCGTCGGTGCCATCACGTCGTTCGCGTGGGGCATGAGCCCGCTGACGGACACCCTGTACGAGATCGTGCCGGGCGTGTTGGCCTCCGCCATCGCGATGGTCGCGGTGTCCCTGCTGACGAAGGCTCCGGCTCCGCACATCGTCGAGGAGTTCGACCGTGCCGCCGCCGAGGCCGCCAAGCCCGCTGCCCCGGCCGGCACCACGGTCTAA